TTTTGTCACCAAAATGGTTTTCTTGCTGGTTTGAGGTCAGGAAAGGCCCGGTAGAATCCAGCAGGTAGGCACTCAGGTGTGTCAGGGGATAAAATAAGTCCTGTCATTCTCTCCTGCAGAGCATCGCAACATGCCACAGGCAGATGCCATGGTGCTAGTGGCCAGAAATTATGAGCGCTACAAGAATGAGTGTCGAGAGAAGGAACGTGAGGAGATTGCCAGACAGGCAGCCAAGATGGCTGATGAGGCCATCCTGCAGGAAAGGGAGCGTGGGGGCCCCGATGAAGGAGTGCGTGGGGGGCACCCTCCAGCCATCCAAAGCCTCATCAACCTACTAGCAGACAACAGGTACCTCACTGCTGAGGAGACTGACAAGATCATCAACTACCTGCGAGAGCGGAAGGAGCGCCTTATGAGGAGCAGCACCGACTCTCTGCCTGGTGAGCTACGTGGCAGGGCCGAGGTGAAGTTCTGACTCTGCATTTCTCTAACCCCCAGGCTCTGTTGGGAGGGTGGCAGGCCCAGGCTCTTTGGGGTGGGTAAGGGGAATGAGCTCATGCCCTGGGTTCTCCCATGGGCTGTCCTTGCTGATATAATGGTAACTTAAGATCTGGGAACTGAATTTCATTCTCTGTAGTTAATGTGGTGTTGGGTGGGCTAGGATTGCTGGCCACCTGGTCACCGAGATGGATgccctttttttccttaagtagtCCTCTGAGGCAATTAAGCTGTTTTCTGGAGACAGCACATACCATGAAGTAGCCCCTTTGGGAAGTTGATGTTATAGTCTGTGTATCATGTGATTGATGTGATCAGTAATTGTTGTTCTTCCCTGGCTGCTAAGCCTCCTTCCCACGGAGGGTATTTCAACCCGATACCTCCTCCTTCTGTCTTTTAGGCCCGATTTCCCGCCAACCACTCGGGGCGACCTCGGGTGCCTCGCTGAAGACACAGCCAAGCTCCCAACCGCTCCAGAGCGGCCAAGTGCTCCCCTCTGCTACACCCACTCCAGctgcaccccccacctcccagcaagAGCTTCAGGCCAAAATCCTCAGCCTCTTCAATAGTGGCACGGTTGTGGCCAATAGCAGCTCTGCATCCCCCTCAGTCGTTGCCGGAAACACCCAGAACCAGAATTTTTCCACAGCAGTGAACAGCCAGCCTCAGCAAAGATCACAGGCCTCTGGCAATCAGCCTCCAAACATTTTGGGACAGGCGGGATCTGCTCGGAACAtgggccccaggcctggggctccTTCCCAAGGGCTCTTTGGCCAGCCTTCCAGTCGCCTGGCACCTGCCAGCAACATGGCTAGCCAGAGGTCTGTGTCTTCCACAGGTATCAACTTTGACAATCCAAGTGTACAGAAGGCTCTGGACACCCTGATCCAGAGTGGCCCTGCTCTCTCCCACCTGGTTAACCAAACCACAGCACAGGTGGGGCGGCCCCAGGCCCCGTTGGGATCTTACCAGAGGCATTACTGAGGCTAATCTCTCAACTACCCCCAGTCCCCTCATCCCCTGGCCTCCCACCTACTTCGTTCAAATAGTTATTTGGAGGATGTTCTCTGCGCCTCTCCAGGTCTACATCGAATGTTTCTACCACCTGCTCTCTTCTGCCTGAGGCTGTGTTGCTTATTCCTTCCAGAGTCAGAGTTTATACTGCATTTGGGGgtgtatctttttttgttgtttttgttttttgttttgtagaaaataaatatctctgGGGTCACTTGGGCAGTATAGGTGTCTCAGTTTATATGTCATGGGTTACTCTGGTCTCCGTCTGCTGGATATGGAGGTTGGGGGACAGGAGGAAGCCAAGCACGGTCGGATGAGTTTAGAATGGCATTTCATGCCAATTGCCACCACCTTTGTTCATTTTGAATCTACCAAGGTTTTCTAGCTTCGCACAGGCCGACTGGAGCTCAAGCTCCTGTTCTGTAACTCCTGCCTGGGGTTGCAGAGGGCTTGGTCTGGGCTTGGTCTTGGCTTGGCCAGCAGTGTTGTCGTTGTTGTTCCTCATCCCATGTTTATGGGGCCTGCTTGAGGATTCATAAATGAACTGTTCTGGAGTTGTTGAGAAGTGTCCATGGCAGCCATAGAAGGAAGCACTTTTCTGCATCATCCAGGGTGGTTGGTTtagggttttctcttttttttttttttttcctctccatttcaTTGGAGTTTCTCCAGTGGACTGAACAGCTCCAGTCTCCAGCAGTTCAATAGGAACTGTGAATCTGGACCCTGACCACTCACCCCCTTAACATTTCTGTCAGCCTCTTCCTCTCCAGTGCTAGTTTTCATGGAGGCTCTGAAAAGGCAGCTGGAGACTCTGGCAGGgaacacccccctccccttttttttttccaagtgattGAGCTTTTGGCTCAGAAATCAGGCTCTTATTTTCATCTGGActcttgttctgttttctgaGCAGCAGGAGGTAGGGACCATTTTGATGTCAGACTTTTGGTAGCTGGACATGTCCTTGTTACAGGTGGCTGTTCATAACTTTTGAGCCAGAGTGAAATTATTAGAGGGAGGACTTCTGGCTGCTGCTCTAAATGGAGCCAAAGGAAGCTGCCCTCTCCCTAGGGATGGCGCTCATTAGAGCCCTGTGGATCACAGTCTCAAGGGGCCCCTGGCAGGGACGAGGAAGAGCAGTGACTTCAGCTGAGTCCGGGCCAGTGGCTGAGCAAACAATGATTTCAAAAATTCAAGGTCCCCAGGTGGCAGCGTTTTACGTTCTGACCTGTTTGTGTtatagagtgtttttttttttctctttggaatctGTGTTGTTAATAAGATGAGatgattactttttaattaaaatgaaaaagtaaaatctgtGTTGTCTTTTTGGGGTGTGAATACTGCAGGGGCATTCCCTCTCAAGGTCAGAAGGTGAGGGTCCCTGATGGAGCACAGACTGGTTTCCATCTACCCCCTTTGTCATCCTCTTGTGGTCAGGCCTGAAGACCTCCTAACCCTAGGCTCTCCTCATGCATACCACCTACTTAGAAGCTTCCGTAACAGTCAAGAACTAAGCCTCCTGGCTAATTTTGATGCTGTGTTAAACATCCTTGTTTATGGTAGACTTCTAGTGTGGCAGCAGGCTCGTCCTCTTACTCTAAGAGAGGAAAACAGGATCCCAAGGAGGCCATTTCTGGCCCCTGGCGTGAGGCACTCTCCTATTTTGATTTCATCTCAGTTGCCACCTTCTGTTCTCCCCGTTATGTGAGGAGTTGAGAGAACCATAGAGTCCCAGAAGCTGTGAGTGCCTGCAAGAGCATTTAAGCCAGCCCCACCAGGAAACCTCGGGGCTGGGGAGTGAAGGGACTGCACTAGGCCTCCGGTGGGCTAGGGATCGTGCCAAGCCTGACCTGCTGAGTGCTTGCTCTAGGAGGATGATGGCAGTGCTCTCCAGGACAGGGCTCCATGGCAGTCTGAACTCGCAGCAGGCAACCAGCCCCTTTCTGTCAGTGAAGGTCAGggtgtgatgtgatgtgatgagcaaaCTAGGCTCCTGAAGAGCTACCTCGAGTACCCCTCTTCCCACCTACTCCTCTTTCCCCCTTAAGTGTCCAAACAACACACCTCAGGCTGTAAAGggtataataaaattatttttattgcattttgtgCAGACGGGAGtctaaaaaatacagtaaaagctGTAAAGCATTAAATGGGAGCATTCAACAATGAAGGAAAGAACCAACGCGCTCCTTTCCGTATTGGCACGAAGAACACAAGATCAGTACTGAGGCAGAATGCGGAATACTGAAACACACTGAAAATTAAAGGCAGgcctaataatagtaataaataatctTGATTTGGTTTGCAACCTCTCCTATATACAAGGGTTTTCAACTTC
This portion of the Vulpes lagopus strain Blue_001 chromosome 18, ASM1834538v1, whole genome shotgun sequence genome encodes:
- the NCOA5 gene encoding nuclear receptor coactivator 5 isoform X2; the protein is MRDPRDLRDHRDSRDIRDHRDSRSMRDARDMRDLRDFRDLRDSRDFRDHRDPMYDRYRDMRDSREPMYRRESSYDRYLRMDDYCRRKDDAYFDRYRDSFDGRGPPGPESQSRAKERLKREERRREELYRQYFEEIQRRFDAERPVDCSVIVVNKQTKDYAESVGRKVRDLGMVVDLIFLNTEVSLSQALEDVSRGGSPFAIVITQQHQIHRSCTVNIMFGTPQEHRNMPQADAMVLVARNYERYKNECREKEREEIARQAAKMADEAILQERERGGPDEGVRGGHPPAIQSLINLLADNRYLTAEETDKIINYLRERKERLMRSSTDSLPGPISRQPLGATSGASLKTQPSSQPLQSGQVLPSATPTPAAPPTSQQELQAKILSLFNSGTVVANSSSASPSVVAGNTQNQNFSTAVNSQPQQRSQASGNQPPNILGQAGSARNMGPRPGAPSQGLFGQPSSRLAPASNMASQRSVSSTGINFDNPSVQKALDTLIQSGPALSHLVNQTTAQVGRPQAPLGSYQRHY
- the NCOA5 gene encoding nuclear receptor coactivator 5 isoform X1, which gives rise to MNTAPSRPSPTRRDPYGFGDGRDTRRDRSPIRGSPRREPRDGRNGRDARDSRAMRDPRDLRDHRDSRDIRDHRDSRSMRDARDMRDLRDFRDLRDSRDFRDHRDPMYDRYRDMRDSREPMYRRESSYDRYLRMDDYCRRKDDAYFDRYRDSFDGRGPPGPESQSRAKERLKREERRREELYRQYFEEIQRRFDAERPVDCSVIVVNKQTKDYAESVGRKVRDLGMVVDLIFLNTEVSLSQALEDVSRGGSPFAIVITQQHQIHRSCTVNIMFGTPQEHRNMPQADAMVLVARNYERYKNECREKEREEIARQAAKMADEAILQERERGGPDEGVRGGHPPAIQSLINLLADNRYLTAEETDKIINYLRERKERLMRSSTDSLPGPISRQPLGATSGASLKTQPSSQPLQSGQVLPSATPTPAAPPTSQQELQAKILSLFNSGTVVANSSSASPSVVAGNTQNQNFSTAVNSQPQQRSQASGNQPPNILGQAGSARNMGPRPGAPSQGLFGQPSSRLAPASNMASQRSVSSTGINFDNPSVQKALDTLIQSGPALSHLVNQTTAQVGRPQAPLGSYQRHY